The following proteins come from a genomic window of Terriglobia bacterium:
- a CDS encoding MdtA/MuxA family multidrug efflux RND transporter periplasmic adaptor subunit, protein MFRARIVVILACILLVVVGTAALMRNKKTAKGPAPNPANRGVPVLAEPVVARDVPVYLRGLGSVLAFNTVTVRTRVDGQITKINFQEGQEVEQGQLLVQIDVRPFEVQLHTAEANLAKDEATLADAKLNLSRFTELYKQGVISQQQYNSQQSMVGQLTGAISADNAAIESAKLQITYSHITAPISGRIGLRLVDTGNMVHATDQNGLLVITQMHPIAVLFTLPEDYIPQVLQHMRKGPLNVEAYSRDDKTKLASGKLLTLNNEIDPTTGTNKYKAVFQNEDRVLWPNQFVNVRLLLETMPNALTVPVAAIQRGSQGVYTYVVKPDNTVEVRAVKVGVTEGNVASIETGLSAGELVVTDGQDKLQPGAKVEVQQRGNRGSGASKASGAPGA, encoded by the coding sequence ATGTTTCGTGCACGAATCGTCGTAATCCTTGCCTGCATTCTGCTGGTCGTGGTCGGCACCGCGGCCCTGATGCGCAACAAGAAAACCGCAAAGGGGCCGGCGCCCAACCCGGCGAACCGCGGCGTCCCGGTGTTGGCCGAACCGGTCGTGGCGCGCGATGTGCCCGTGTACCTGCGCGGGTTGGGATCGGTGTTGGCGTTCAACACGGTCACGGTGAGAACGCGCGTGGACGGCCAGATTACCAAGATCAATTTCCAGGAGGGGCAGGAGGTCGAGCAGGGGCAGTTGCTGGTACAGATTGATGTGCGCCCCTTCGAGGTGCAACTGCACACGGCGGAAGCCAACCTGGCGAAGGACGAAGCGACGCTGGCCGACGCCAAGCTGAACCTGTCGCGCTTTACCGAGCTGTACAAGCAGGGCGTAATCAGCCAGCAGCAGTACAACTCGCAGCAGTCGATGGTGGGGCAGTTGACGGGCGCGATCAGCGCCGACAACGCGGCGATCGAAAGCGCGAAGCTGCAAATCACTTACTCCCATATCACGGCACCCATCAGCGGGCGCATCGGGCTGAGGCTGGTGGACACCGGCAACATGGTGCACGCGACGGACCAGAACGGGCTGTTGGTGATTACGCAGATGCACCCCATCGCGGTGCTGTTCACGCTGCCGGAGGATTACATCCCGCAGGTGTTGCAGCACATGCGCAAGGGGCCGCTGAATGTGGAGGCCTACAGCCGCGACGACAAAACTAAGCTGGCGAGCGGCAAGCTGCTCACCCTGAACAACGAGATTGATCCGACCACGGGAACGAACAAGTACAAAGCTGTCTTCCAAAACGAAGACCGCGTGCTGTGGCCCAACCAGTTCGTCAACGTGCGGCTGCTGCTGGAGACGATGCCGAACGCGCTGACGGTGCCGGTAGCCGCGATCCAGCGCGGGAGCCAAGGGGTCTACACCTACGTGGTGAAGCCCGACAACACGGTGGAAGTGCGGGCGGTGAAGGTGGGGGTCACGGAAGGGAACGTGGCCTCGATCGAGACGGGGCTGAGCGCGGGAGAGCTGGTGGTCACCGACGGCCAGGACAAGCTGCAGCCGGGCGCGAAGGTGGAAGTGCAGCAGCGCGGCAACCGGGGAAGCGGAGCGTCGAAGGCGAGCGGAGCGCCGGGGGCATGA
- a CDS encoding multidrug efflux RND transporter permease subunit — protein sequence MNPSRLFILRPVATSLLTVGLLLVGLVAYRQLPVSALPQVDYPTIQILTFYPGAGPEVMASSVTTPLERQFGQLPGLNQMTSTSSFGSSIVVLQFNLNESIDVAEQEVQAAINAASTYLPRDLPNPPIYTKTNPADAPVLTLALTSDTLPLSKVEDLADTTLAQKISQIPGVGLVSISGGQKPAVRVQANPTALASYGLGLEDLRTALAQANVDQAKGSIEGPRLSYTIGANDQLATGEGYRPVIVAYRNGSPVRVMDVANVVDSAENVKQAAWENTHPAVIMNIQRQPGANIISVVDHIQKLLPQLRAALPSAVNVSVLADRTETIRASVKDVKFEMMLTIALVVMVMFLFLRTLSATVIPSITVPLSLVGTFGVMYLLGYSLDNLSLMALTISTGFVVDDAIVMIENIARYIEEGETPLTAALKGSEQIGFTIVSLTVSLIAVLIPLLFMGDVVGRLFREFAVTLAVTILVSAVISLTLTPMMCAMLLRHRTEQERGWFYRKSEQFFHWAVEKYGTTLRWVLRHQRETLLVTVGTLVLTIFLYIVVPKGFFPVQDTGAILGISEATQTVSFQAMTERQQRVAEIILKDPDVASLASFIGVDGINPTINTGRIQINLKPREERSATASEIIRRLQPEVARVEGITLYMQPGQDLTVEDRVSRTQFQYTIEDASAQELNDWTPRLVEKLRTRPELRDVASDQQNGGLQAAITIDRDTAGRLGVLPADLDNTLYDAFGQRQVSTIFTQLNQYHVVLEVDPMFQQTPDDLKSIYVRSATGGAIPLSAFTRVERTSAPLTITHQGQFPATTLSFNLAPGISLGHAVKAIQQAEKEIGLPPSIHASFQGTAAAFQSSLKNEPLLILAAVVTVYIVLGVLYESYIHPITILSTLPSAGVGALLALLIFGMDLGVVGLIGIVLLIGIVKKNAIMMIDFALEAERKGGMEPEGAIYQACLLRFRPIMMTTMAALFGGLPLALGRGTGSELRHPLGITIVGGLLLSQLLTLYTTPVVYLFFDRLARKLQRFRVGNRIDAEQVPVAD from the coding sequence ATGAATCCGTCGCGGCTCTTTATTCTGCGGCCGGTGGCGACCTCGTTGCTGACCGTAGGCCTGCTGCTGGTGGGCCTGGTGGCGTACCGGCAGCTGCCGGTCTCGGCGCTGCCGCAGGTGGATTACCCGACCATCCAGATTCTCACTTTTTATCCCGGCGCCGGGCCGGAGGTCATGGCTTCTTCCGTGACCACTCCGCTGGAGCGCCAGTTCGGGCAACTGCCCGGGCTGAACCAGATGACCTCGACGAGCTCGTTCGGCAGCTCGATCGTGGTGCTGCAATTCAATCTCAACGAAAGCATCGACGTTGCCGAGCAGGAAGTCCAGGCGGCCATTAACGCGGCGTCCACCTACCTGCCGCGCGATCTGCCTAACCCGCCGATCTACACCAAAACGAATCCGGCCGATGCGCCGGTGCTGACGCTGGCGCTAACGTCGGACACGCTGCCGCTGTCGAAAGTAGAAGATCTGGCGGACACCACGCTGGCGCAGAAGATTTCGCAGATACCGGGAGTCGGGCTGGTCTCGATCAGCGGCGGGCAGAAGCCGGCCGTGCGAGTGCAGGCCAACCCGACGGCGCTGGCTTCGTACGGGCTGGGCTTGGAAGACCTGCGCACCGCGCTGGCGCAGGCCAACGTAGATCAGGCCAAGGGCAGCATCGAGGGGCCGCGGCTCTCGTACACTATCGGCGCCAACGATCAGCTCGCCACGGGCGAGGGATACCGGCCGGTGATCGTCGCCTACCGCAACGGCTCGCCGGTGCGCGTGATGGATGTCGCCAACGTGGTGGACAGCGCCGAGAACGTAAAGCAGGCGGCGTGGGAAAACACGCACCCGGCGGTGATCATGAACATCCAGCGCCAGCCGGGCGCGAACATCATCAGCGTGGTGGACCACATTCAGAAGCTGCTGCCGCAACTGCGCGCGGCGCTGCCCAGCGCGGTCAACGTGAGCGTGCTCGCCGACCGTACGGAAACCATCCGCGCTTCGGTCAAGGACGTGAAGTTCGAGATGATGCTCACCATCGCGCTGGTGGTGATGGTGATGTTCCTTTTCCTGCGGACGCTGTCCGCGACCGTGATCCCCAGCATCACCGTGCCGCTGTCGCTGGTGGGCACCTTCGGCGTGATGTACCTGCTGGGCTACAGCCTGGACAACCTTTCGCTGATGGCGCTGACCATCTCCACCGGCTTCGTGGTGGACGACGCCATTGTGATGATCGAGAACATCGCGCGCTACATTGAAGAAGGCGAGACGCCGTTGACGGCCGCGCTGAAAGGCTCGGAGCAGATCGGGTTCACCATCGTGAGCTTGACGGTGTCGCTGATCGCGGTGCTGATCCCGCTGCTGTTCATGGGCGACGTGGTGGGGCGGCTGTTCCGCGAATTTGCGGTGACGCTGGCGGTCACCATCCTGGTTTCGGCGGTCATCTCGCTGACCTTGACGCCGATGATGTGCGCCATGCTGCTGCGCCACCGGACGGAACAAGAGCGGGGCTGGTTCTATCGCAAATCGGAACAGTTCTTTCACTGGGCGGTCGAGAAGTACGGCACCACGCTGCGCTGGGTGCTGCGTCACCAGCGGGAGACACTGCTGGTGACGGTGGGTACGCTGGTGCTGACCATCTTCCTGTACATCGTGGTGCCCAAGGGATTCTTCCCGGTGCAGGACACGGGCGCGATTCTCGGGATTTCCGAGGCGACGCAGACGGTCTCGTTCCAGGCGATGACGGAGCGGCAGCAGCGGGTGGCGGAAATCATATTGAAGGATCCTGACGTCGCCAGCCTGGCGTCCTTCATCGGCGTAGATGGAATCAATCCCACGATCAACACCGGACGAATCCAGATCAATCTCAAGCCGCGCGAGGAACGCAGCGCCACGGCTTCGGAAATCATCCGGCGACTGCAGCCGGAGGTGGCCAGGGTCGAGGGCATCACGCTCTACATGCAGCCGGGGCAGGACCTGACGGTGGAGGACCGCGTCAGCCGTACCCAGTTCCAGTACACCATTGAAGATGCCAGCGCGCAGGAGTTGAACGATTGGACGCCACGGCTGGTGGAGAAGCTGCGCACGCGGCCGGAACTGCGCGACGTCGCCAGCGACCAGCAGAACGGCGGATTGCAGGCGGCGATCACCATCGACCGGGACACCGCGGGGCGGCTTGGTGTTCTCCCGGCGGACCTGGACAACACGCTGTACGACGCGTTCGGGCAGCGGCAGGTGTCTACCATCTTCACCCAGTTGAACCAGTACCACGTGGTGTTGGAGGTGGACCCCATGTTCCAGCAGACTCCCGACGACCTCAAGAGTATTTATGTGCGCTCGGCGACTGGGGGAGCCATTCCGCTGAGTGCGTTCACCCGCGTGGAGCGCACCAGTGCGCCGCTGACCATTACGCACCAGGGGCAATTCCCGGCGACGACGCTGTCGTTCAATTTGGCGCCGGGGATTTCGCTGGGCCATGCAGTGAAAGCGATCCAGCAAGCGGAAAAGGAAATCGGACTTCCGCCGAGCATTCACGCCAGCTTCCAGGGTACGGCAGCGGCGTTTCAGTCGTCGCTGAAGAATGAGCCGCTGCTGATCCTGGCGGCGGTGGTGACCGTCTACATCGTGCTCGGCGTGTTGTACGAGAGCTACATCCACCCGATCACGATCCTGTCCACGCTGCCGTCGGCGGGTGTGGGCGCGCTGCTGGCGCTACTGATCTTCGGGATGGACCTGGGAGTGGTGGGGCTGATCGGCATCGTGCTGCTGATCGGCATCGTGAAAAAGAACGCCATCATGATGATTGACTTCGCGCTCGAGGCCGAGCGCAAGGGGGGCATGGAGCCGGAGGGCGCCATCTACCAGGCGTG